Proteins encoded within one genomic window of Marasmius oreades isolate 03SP1 chromosome 6, whole genome shotgun sequence:
- the PHO85 gene encoding negative regulator of the PHO system → MKELKHVNIVRLYDVIHTETKLVLIFEYCEQDLKKYMDQHGERGALDPNTVRSFMYQLLKGTAFCHENQVLHRDLKPQNLLINRKGELKLGDFGLARAFGVPVNTFSNEVVTLWYRAPDVLLGSRTYSTSIDVWSCGCIFAEMISGVPLFRGKDNQDQLLHIMRIIGTPTEQQFKNIFKDNPEIQAKNFSRYPKMDLRQVLPKASLQAIDLLERLLKFDPAERISAAEALSHPYFTASSTSQYSMSPAPGSMPPPSFNFPHPHGHPPPQQQQFSRQSQPPPFMPNPTTVQQLQQQAAVQQQQAAALGAFGGMHFTAPFGHNPGSSR, encoded by the exons ATGAAGGAACTCAAGCATGTGAACATCGTCAGGCTCTACGATGTGATCCACACAGAGACGAAACTAGTTTTGATATTCGAGTACTGCGAACAGGATCTCAAGAAATACATGGATCAACACGGCGAACGTGGTGCTCTCGATCCCAACACTGTTCGCAGTTTCATGTACCAACTCCTTAAAGGAACAGCGTTTTGCCACGAGAACCAAGTTTTACATCGAGATCTCAAGCCTCAGAACCTACTAATCAATCGGAAGGGCGAGCTGAAGCTGGGCGATTTCGGATTGGCAAGGGCATTTGGTGTACCCGTCAACACTTTCTCAAACGAA GTTGTGACTCTGTGGTACCGTGCTCCTGACGTTCTTCTTGGCTCGCGGACGTATAGCACATCTATCGATGTGTGGTCTTGCGGTTGTATCTTCGCTGAAATGATATCCGGTGTCCCTCTTTTTCGGGGAAAGGATAACCAGGATCAGTTGTTGCACATTATGAGGATCATCGGCACGCCCACTGAACAACAGTTCAAGAACATTTTCAAGGACAAT CCTGAAATCCAAGCCAAAAACTTCTCTCGATATCCCAAAATGGACCTTCGTCAAGTCTTGCCCAAGGCATCTTTACAAG CGATCGACTTGCTTGAACGTTTACTGAAATTTGACCCAGCCGAACGTATATCCGCTGCCGAAGCCCTTTCTCATCCCTACTTCACCGCCTCATCGACTTCACAATACAGCATGAGCCCCGCTCCAGGCTCTATGCCCCCCCCATCTTTCAACTTCCCTCATCCGCATGGCCACCCTCCGCCACAGCAACAACAGTTCTCCCGGCAATCTCAACCGCCCCCCTTCATGCCTAACCCTACTACCGTCCAGCAACTCCAACAACAGGCTGCTGTTCAACAGCAACAAGCAGCTGCCCTCGGTGCTTTTGGAGGAATGCACTTCACAGCGCCTTTTGGTCATAACCCCGGTAGCTCTAGGTAG